In Patescibacteria group bacterium, a single window of DNA contains:
- a CDS encoding DUF2339 domain-containing protein, which yields MGVFLFICGMIVLIVLLDLRRRVRKLEALTRQWGASPIASQPPTAVTTQVSPMSPTTGAPSPAVRPALSAEPSSDLLHKFAVWLKDDWLLKLGAFLILIGFGWLVTYAFLHDWIGPMGRITLGMVAGTLILMFGWWRIRTFLHQGSVFLVLGSTTILVTLFAAREVYDFFTPFTVLAVMFLSTAFVAMASVRFRTPALSLLSLALAGVAPLLTRMPKPDYPALFLYLLVVVLGALWIVVLTRRRELTTAALVLITFYSMPHFLASASLPDQDVLLIFAYAFAAVFFIANTLGVLKSQEQGIEVDLVTAAGSGMLLLAWIVHAAQDEWKSLIIAAWMIVYTVGAFAIFRITRRRQPMYVYACVAIVMLAAATAVELEGAALMITYTVECSIISLLAYLILRDLSIAERLSCLLIGPALFSYKNIFSRAWKTGVIHEDFFVLLVLAMALSFLGSFFWLKGRERGAGHISDYNLILLVAGSAYAYLLMWRSFHAVLADGDVASMIALVGYTIIGLSVYIYGRTHEVKIPRIYGAVLLGIVVGRLLIVEVWSMELTGRIITFFLVGALLVSTAFLGRKKASPTT from the coding sequence ATGGGAGTTTTTCTTTTTATCTGTGGAATGATTGTGTTGATCGTACTGCTCGACTTACGTAGACGGGTAAGGAAGCTGGAGGCGCTGACTCGGCAGTGGGGTGCATCGCCTATTGCCTCACAGCCGCCGACTGCGGTTACAACGCAGGTAAGTCCTATGTCACCGACCACCGGTGCGCCTAGCCCTGCAGTGCGGCCGGCGCTGTCCGCAGAACCGTCTTCTGATTTGCTGCACAAATTTGCGGTTTGGCTCAAAGACGACTGGCTGCTAAAACTGGGCGCGTTCCTTATTCTCATCGGTTTCGGATGGCTCGTGACGTACGCATTCCTCCATGATTGGATAGGGCCGATGGGACGCATCACTCTCGGCATGGTTGCAGGGACCCTGATTCTTATGTTTGGCTGGTGGCGCATCCGTACATTTCTCCACCAAGGCAGTGTGTTTCTGGTGCTGGGATCCACGACGATATTGGTCACCCTCTTTGCCGCGCGCGAGGTCTACGATTTTTTCACACCCTTCACCGTCCTTGCGGTCATGTTTTTAAGCACTGCATTCGTGGCAATGGCTAGCGTGCGGTTCCGCACACCCGCGCTTTCGCTCTTAAGCCTTGCGCTCGCCGGCGTCGCGCCTCTCCTTACCCGCATGCCGAAGCCGGACTATCCCGCGCTTTTCCTCTATCTCCTCGTGGTCGTGCTGGGAGCGCTCTGGATTGTGGTACTCACCCGTCGGCGCGAGCTCACGACAGCGGCACTCGTCCTTATCACTTTTTATAGCATGCCGCACTTTCTCGCGTCAGCGTCCTTGCCTGATCAGGACGTGCTGTTGATTTTTGCATACGCCTTTGCCGCCGTATTTTTCATTGCCAATACGCTCGGCGTTCTCAAGTCGCAGGAGCAGGGCATCGAGGTCGACCTAGTGACTGCCGCGGGCAGCGGCATGCTCCTGCTTGCTTGGATTGTGCATGCCGCGCAGGACGAGTGGAAGAGCCTTATCATTGCCGCGTGGATGATCGTGTATACTGTGGGGGCATTCGCCATATTCAGGATTACCCGGCGGCGACAGCCGATGTATGTCTATGCGTGCGTGGCGATTGTTATGCTTGCCGCCGCGACTGCGGTAGAGCTCGAGGGCGCTGCGCTGATGATTACCTATACGGTAGAGTGCAGTATTATTTCATTGCTCGCCTACCTAATTCTCCGCGATCTTTCCATTGCGGAGCGTTTAAGCTGCCTCCTCATTGGACCTGCTCTTTTCTCCTACAAGAACATTTTTTCGCGCGCGTGGAAGACCGGCGTGATCCATGAGGATTTTTTTGTGCTTCTTGTGCTCGCCATGGCGCTTTCGTTCCTCGGCAGTTTTTTCTGGTTGAAGGGGCGAGAAAGAGGCGCAGGCCATATTTCGGATTATAATCTTATTCTGCTCGTGGCAGGATCCGCCTACGCCTACCTTCTCATGTGGCGTTCCTTCCATGCCGTGCTCGCTGATGGAGATGTGGCCTCGATGATTGCGCTGGTTGGCTATACGATTATCGGCTTGTCCGTTTATATTTACGGGCGCACGCATGAGGTGAAGATACCGCGCATCTACGGCGCCGTGCTATTGGGAATCGTGGTGGGTAGATTGCTCATCGTAGAGGTATGGAGCATGGAGCTAACG